The Sinomonas sp. P10A9 genome includes a window with the following:
- a CDS encoding CocE/NonD family hydrolase: protein MAEYENIDAGGHSITVRKHLRAPMRDGVELALDVYHGTDDAPRPALVALSPYGKELQALALTMPPQRRPSPMWDGCIEAGDIARVVGEGYAHVIGDLRGSGDSGGEHIGNYNAGGVSLGQDAYDFIEWVAEQPWCDGNVGMIGISYFGSMQILAAAERPPHLKAIFVSGGHYDFYETTYHGGVMWFMPRAAREGRGGDSGWAFTDRVKSRMLEQHSPEEIKKLVAERLADPDAAAWPNLVHTLNYPKNHEAWFDIVMNELDGEWYEERNPVNLAKNIDIPVYLQLDQGRGWTLDGTIELFNTLKGPKKLDIGPYPPMQSRPFIEEHEKMFRWYDYWIKGIDNGIMDEPAVSVFVEGSREHVTGTAFPPKDIEYRPLYLRPRRKLSAEPEPMGTAHAAPDGFYQAPLTVTDKVEVLSWTTEVFDERTEMMGTGAAHLFAEIDQDDTNFILRLWDTAPNGKRQLITTGYLKASHRELDERTTEGSPYHPHTRTVPVEPGKIEEYVVRLYPFANTFLPGHRLTVELSNDEPLVDEHNSLLPPDAFHLPVGRPVTHKVYRDATHPSRLVLPFTTRTAE from the coding sequence ATGGCTGAGTACGAGAACATCGACGCGGGAGGCCACAGCATCACCGTCCGCAAGCACCTCCGCGCCCCGATGCGGGACGGCGTTGAGCTCGCGCTCGACGTGTACCACGGCACCGATGATGCGCCGCGGCCGGCGCTCGTGGCGCTGAGCCCGTACGGCAAGGAGCTGCAGGCCCTCGCCCTGACCATGCCGCCGCAGCGGCGGCCGAGCCCCATGTGGGACGGCTGCATCGAGGCCGGGGACATCGCCCGGGTGGTCGGCGAGGGGTACGCCCACGTGATCGGGGACCTGCGCGGCTCCGGCGATTCGGGCGGGGAGCACATCGGCAACTACAACGCCGGCGGCGTATCTCTGGGCCAGGACGCCTACGACTTCATCGAGTGGGTCGCCGAGCAGCCGTGGTGCGACGGCAACGTGGGCATGATCGGCATCTCCTACTTCGGGTCCATGCAGATCCTCGCCGCGGCCGAGCGGCCCCCGCACCTCAAGGCGATCTTCGTCTCCGGCGGCCACTACGACTTCTACGAGACCACGTACCACGGCGGCGTCATGTGGTTCATGCCGCGTGCCGCGCGCGAAGGCCGCGGCGGCGACTCCGGGTGGGCGTTCACGGACCGGGTGAAGTCCCGCATGCTCGAGCAGCATTCGCCGGAGGAGATCAAGAAGCTCGTCGCGGAGCGGCTCGCGGATCCGGACGCGGCCGCGTGGCCGAACCTGGTCCACACGCTGAACTACCCGAAGAACCACGAAGCGTGGTTCGACATCGTCATGAACGAGCTCGACGGCGAGTGGTACGAGGAGCGCAACCCGGTCAACCTCGCCAAGAACATCGACATCCCGGTCTACCTCCAGCTCGACCAGGGCCGAGGCTGGACGCTGGACGGCACGATCGAGCTGTTCAACACCCTCAAGGGCCCCAAGAAGCTGGACATCGGCCCGTACCCGCCCATGCAGTCGCGCCCCTTCATCGAGGAGCACGAGAAGATGTTCCGCTGGTACGACTACTGGATCAAGGGCATCGACAACGGCATCATGGACGAGCCCGCGGTCTCGGTGTTCGTCGAGGGCTCCCGTGAGCACGTCACCGGCACCGCGTTCCCGCCCAAGGACATCGAGTACCGCCCGCTGTACCTCCGCCCGCGCCGCAAGCTCTCGGCCGAGCCCGAGCCCATGGGCACCGCCCACGCCGCACCGGACGGGTTCTACCAGGCCCCGCTCACCGTCACGGACAAGGTCGAGGTCCTCTCCTGGACCACAGAGGTGTTCGACGAGCGCACCGAGATGATGGGCACCGGCGCCGCGCACCTGTTCGCCGAGATCGACCAAGACGACACGAACTTCATCCTGCGCCTATGGGACACGGCCCCGAACGGCAAGCGGCAGCTCATCACCACGGGCTACCTCAAGGCCTCGCACCGCGAGCTCGACGAGCGCACCACCGAGGGCAGCCCGTACCACCCGCACACGCGCACCGTGCCCGTGGAGCCGGGGAAGATCGAGGAGTACGTGGTGCGGCTGTACCCGTTCGCGAACACGTTCCTGCCCGGGCATCGGCTCACCGTGGAGCTCTCCAACGATGAGCCCCTCGTGGACGAGCACAACTCGCTCCTGCCCCCGGACGCGTTCCACCTCCCCGTGGGCCGGCCCGTCACCCACAAGGTGTACCGCGACGCGACGCACCCGTCCCGGCTCGTGCTGCCGTTCACCACGCGCACGGCGGAGTAG
- a CDS encoding MBL fold metallo-hydrolase has translation MNGTATVHPLVSPWGRFGLYSYFIDAPEPAIVDTGIASSPREGMIPALEQLGRSIDEIKWIFLTHGHIDHLGGAKALWELTGGRAKVVIHEADAHMLRSRDGHVEEYAAGRQKYLKNPDGVQQQAQTAASAISGEMEPTVLVHGGETISLGGDVTLSVHPVPGHTPGSVAYRLATQNLSGQNAVFVGDAVQIHGAANRFPGYTDPDAYRSSLEHLRDEVRPERLYLGHPYRGADGEPFGVELDAAQAHRALEESLALEARIRGVVERYVHDGVVPTESVYSPFERVARELGYDGDPTLEPSPFFTTLDGYLTRALQNQEHSIHG, from the coding sequence ATGAACGGCACCGCCACCGTCCACCCGCTCGTCTCGCCGTGGGGCCGATTCGGCCTCTACAGCTACTTCATCGATGCGCCCGAGCCGGCGATCGTCGACACGGGCATCGCCTCCTCCCCCCGGGAGGGCATGATCCCCGCACTCGAGCAGCTCGGCCGCAGCATCGACGAGATCAAGTGGATCTTCCTCACCCACGGGCACATCGACCACCTCGGTGGCGCGAAGGCCCTCTGGGAGCTCACCGGAGGCCGCGCCAAGGTCGTGATCCACGAGGCCGACGCGCACATGCTCCGCTCGCGTGACGGGCACGTCGAGGAGTACGCCGCGGGTCGCCAGAAGTACCTCAAGAACCCTGACGGCGTGCAGCAGCAGGCCCAGACCGCGGCGTCGGCTATCTCCGGCGAGATGGAGCCGACCGTCCTCGTGCACGGCGGCGAGACCATCTCCCTCGGCGGGGACGTGACCCTCTCGGTGCACCCCGTGCCCGGCCACACCCCCGGCTCGGTGGCCTACCGCCTCGCCACGCAGAATCTCAGCGGGCAGAACGCCGTTTTCGTGGGCGACGCCGTCCAGATCCACGGAGCGGCCAACCGGTTCCCCGGCTACACCGACCCGGACGCCTACCGCTCGAGCCTTGAGCACCTCCGGGACGAGGTGCGCCCCGAGCGCCTGTACCTCGGGCACCCCTACCGCGGCGCGGACGGCGAGCCGTTCGGCGTCGAACTCGACGCCGCGCAGGCCCACCGCGCGCTCGAGGAGAGCCTCGCGCTCGAGGCGCGCATCCGCGGCGTCGTCGAACGCTATGTGCACGACGGCGTGGTCCCGACCGAGTCGGTCTACTCGCCGTTCGAGCGGGTCGCCCGGGAGCTCGGGTACGACGGCGACCCGACCCTCGAGCCGTCCCCGTTCTTCACGACCCTCGACGGCTACCTGACCCGTGCCCTTCAGAACCAGGAGCATTCCATCCATGGCTGA
- a CDS encoding alpha/beta hydrolase, with product MALHPEIARIVASLPAPPPGPIDPAVLRADEESHVPAPDDRLPLHAVDDAVAATPSGDVPVRIYTPAEADSYGVIVYFHGGAFFLGSLDTHDHVARALAKETGVKVISVGYRRAPEAAFPAGLTDCYGVVRWVAEHGEDLTWDRTTLAVAGDSSGGTFAAAVAAMAHDDGFDRITHQILYYPSLDLDFDEARYASLRENATGYGLETAGLKPFNAFYLDSGADPADPLVSPIKREDLTGLPAALILTAEFDPLRDEGELYGRRLAEVGVDATVTRYSGANHGFVANFGWIPEYAAAFAQTRDFLAGALAEKASGR from the coding sequence ATGGCGCTGCATCCGGAGATCGCCCGTATCGTCGCCAGTCTCCCCGCCCCGCCGCCGGGCCCGATCGACCCTGCCGTGCTCCGTGCCGACGAGGAGTCGCACGTCCCCGCCCCCGACGACCGCCTCCCGCTGCACGCGGTCGACGACGCCGTCGCCGCCACGCCGTCGGGCGACGTCCCGGTCCGGATCTACACGCCCGCCGAGGCCGACTCGTATGGGGTCATCGTGTACTTTCACGGCGGCGCGTTCTTCCTCGGAAGCCTCGACACCCACGACCACGTGGCCCGTGCGCTGGCCAAGGAGACCGGCGTCAAGGTCATATCAGTCGGGTACCGCAGGGCCCCGGAGGCCGCCTTCCCCGCAGGCCTGACCGACTGCTACGGCGTGGTCCGCTGGGTCGCCGAGCACGGCGAGGACCTCACGTGGGACAGGACCACGCTCGCCGTGGCCGGCGACAGCTCCGGCGGCACGTTCGCCGCCGCCGTCGCTGCCATGGCGCACGACGACGGGTTCGACCGGATCACCCACCAGATCCTCTACTACCCGTCTCTGGACCTCGACTTCGACGAGGCCCGCTATGCCTCGCTGCGGGAGAATGCGACGGGCTACGGTCTCGAGACCGCGGGCCTGAAGCCGTTCAACGCGTTCTACCTCGACAGCGGCGCCGATCCCGCCGACCCGCTCGTTTCCCCGATCAAACGCGAGGACCTTACCGGCCTTCCGGCGGCCCTCATCCTCACCGCGGAGTTCGACCCGCTGCGGGACGAGGGCGAGCTCTACGGCCGGCGCCTCGCGGAGGTGGGCGTCGACGCGACCGTCACGCGGTATAGCGGCGCGAATCACGGCTTCGTGGCGAACTTCGGCTGGATCCCGGAGTACGCCGCGGCCTTCGCCCAGACCCGGGACTTCCTCGCCGGCGCCTTGGCTGAGAAGGCGAGCGGACGATGA
- a CDS encoding FAD-dependent oxidoreductase has product MNSSMLKNLNIAIIGAGYAGAASAKALSLLGANVTVYEQAGQTREVGAGIGLRPNSMERFREWGIRDAIAAVSSPSDYFEILTATGEPIMKDSWPEIEKYGPTHLIHRGDFIEALIGVLPEGMVKLGHKLEKIEAAEGNDRDKSVLTFTNGAVVEADLVVGADGIKSVVREQLFSDKGPVFSGEHAYRAVIDSDATHGLTIDDNLRMYIGHGTKVYFLPLRHRNQVSFDITVLNPESTWAPSITKEDLLKTVEGFDQRIVDITRELDMDTVNVRAVYDIDPVDVWHSDSVVLVGDAAHSMLHHQGQGANSAILDAGALADALAEADTVKEALAQYQATRKPVTDELQRISRQGWSEDEVNSVFPGQKPESQQQSAPAETVEA; this is encoded by the coding sequence ATGAACTCTTCAATGCTGAAGAACCTGAACATCGCCATCATCGGGGCCGGCTACGCCGGAGCCGCCTCGGCCAAGGCCCTGAGCCTGCTGGGCGCGAACGTCACCGTCTACGAGCAGGCCGGCCAGACCCGCGAGGTCGGCGCCGGCATCGGCCTCCGCCCCAACTCCATGGAGCGCTTCCGCGAGTGGGGGATCCGTGACGCGATCGCCGCCGTCTCCTCCCCGAGCGACTACTTCGAGATCCTGACCGCCACCGGCGAGCCGATCATGAAGGACTCCTGGCCCGAGATCGAGAAGTACGGCCCCACGCACCTCATCCACCGCGGCGACTTCATCGAGGCCCTCATCGGCGTGCTCCCCGAAGGCATGGTCAAGCTGGGCCACAAGCTCGAGAAGATCGAGGCCGCCGAAGGCAATGACAGGGACAAGTCCGTCCTGACCTTCACCAACGGCGCCGTCGTCGAGGCCGACCTCGTGGTCGGCGCCGACGGCATCAAGTCCGTGGTGCGCGAGCAGCTCTTCAGCGACAAGGGCCCGGTCTTCTCCGGCGAGCACGCCTACCGCGCCGTCATCGACTCCGACGCCACGCACGGCCTGACCATCGATGACAACCTGCGCATGTACATCGGCCACGGCACGAAGGTCTACTTCCTGCCGCTGCGCCACCGCAATCAGGTCTCCTTCGACATCACGGTCCTGAACCCGGAGAGCACGTGGGCGCCGTCCATCACGAAGGAGGACCTCCTCAAGACCGTCGAGGGCTTCGACCAGCGCATCGTGGACATCACCCGCGAGCTCGACATGGACACTGTGAATGTCCGCGCGGTCTACGACATCGACCCCGTCGACGTCTGGCACTCCGACTCCGTGGTCCTCGTCGGCGACGCCGCCCACTCGATGCTCCACCACCAGGGGCAGGGCGCCAACTCCGCGATCCTCGACGCTGGTGCCCTCGCCGACGCCCTCGCCGAGGCCGACACGGTCAAGGAGGCGCTCGCGCAGTACCAGGCCACCCGCAAGCCGGTCACCGACGAGCTGCAGCGCATCTCGCGCCAGGGCTGGAGCGAAGACGAGGTCAACTCCGTCTTCCCCGGCCAGAAGCCCGAGTCCCAGCAGCAGTCGGCACCGGCCGAGACCGTCGAGGCCTGA
- a CDS encoding phosphotriesterase family protein — translation MSKVNTVLGTIPAEELGLVAIHEHIGYGMPGSELDTTWWKTPEQRYEETVPKLRAFHENGGGTFVDATGICNGRDVDYYKSLSAKTGVHIVACTGFVGGDTALPHFANAPVEYLAAQFIHEITVGIGATGAKAGVIKVGVSRGGRMTELDKRIYRAAARAAVQTGVPILTHLAIDAEPAIAIFREEGLPLDRVLFGHVDDGVNAEKTQDTWIVEQGGRLGFDTFGYETELPDPPFWARPRNKRLEHFLRFVQGGHADQVLASADANCSPLGWPGVKGHTVNYIFEQLIPDLRKAGVDEETITKIFVESPADFLSIKN, via the coding sequence ATGTCCAAGGTGAACACGGTCCTGGGAACCATCCCCGCGGAAGAACTCGGCCTCGTGGCCATCCACGAGCACATCGGCTACGGCATGCCGGGCTCCGAGCTGGACACGACGTGGTGGAAAACCCCCGAGCAGCGGTACGAGGAGACGGTGCCGAAGCTGCGCGCCTTCCATGAGAACGGCGGCGGGACGTTCGTGGACGCGACCGGCATCTGCAACGGCCGCGACGTGGACTACTACAAGTCCCTCTCCGCCAAGACCGGCGTGCACATCGTCGCGTGCACCGGGTTCGTGGGCGGCGACACGGCGCTGCCGCACTTCGCGAACGCGCCCGTCGAGTACCTCGCGGCCCAGTTCATCCACGAGATCACCGTGGGCATCGGCGCCACGGGGGCCAAAGCCGGCGTCATCAAGGTCGGCGTGAGCCGCGGCGGGCGCATGACCGAACTGGACAAGCGCATCTACCGCGCCGCCGCCCGCGCCGCCGTGCAGACCGGCGTACCGATCCTGACCCACCTCGCGATCGACGCCGAACCCGCCATCGCGATCTTCCGCGAGGAGGGCCTGCCGCTGGACCGCGTGCTCTTCGGCCACGTGGACGACGGCGTCAATGCGGAGAAGACCCAGGACACCTGGATCGTCGAGCAGGGCGGCCGCCTCGGCTTCGACACGTTCGGCTACGAGACCGAGCTGCCCGACCCGCCCTTCTGGGCCCGGCCGCGCAACAAGCGGCTCGAGCACTTCCTGCGCTTCGTCCAGGGCGGCCACGCCGACCAGGTCCTCGCCTCTGCCGACGCGAACTGCAGCCCGCTGGGCTGGCCCGGCGTCAAGGGCCACACCGTGAACTACATCTTCGAGCAGCTCATCCCCGACCTGCGCAAGGCCGGCGTCGACGAGGAGACCATCACCAAGATCTTCGTCGAGAGCCCCGCCGACTTCCTGAGCATCAAGAACTGA
- a CDS encoding phosphotriesterase codes for MSHPTAIALGDIHTDEPRSGTSVNTVLGPIPADELGVVAVHEALLSVVPGAEYAFDVTMDRAEIFEALAAKLADFREHGGTAIVDSTGMFHGRDVLLLEALSRSTGVHIVASTGMGPEEMLGGYFLTPQTNPPTPWPAEKFAVLFTKEVTEGMVVPRVERRGAAGLVATAATRAGMTPTDESLFRGAARTALATGVPLSIRYGKDAVAELEVVLDEELPAARVVVGGLDRKDAVAAGAPLEVARRGAFVAFDHVGLDDDADHLTDAERVAAVLELVREGHADRILLSSNAIGVAKGQPDSDVPFSYLLSAFMPLLAAQGLADEDAQRILVDNPRNLLALSIAKAA; via the coding sequence TTGAGTCACCCCACAGCCATCGCCCTCGGCGATATCCACACGGACGAGCCGCGCTCCGGCACGTCCGTCAATACTGTTCTGGGCCCGATCCCCGCCGACGAGCTGGGGGTGGTCGCGGTCCACGAGGCGCTGCTCTCGGTGGTCCCGGGCGCCGAGTACGCGTTCGACGTCACGATGGACCGCGCCGAGATCTTCGAGGCCCTGGCGGCCAAGCTCGCGGACTTCCGCGAGCACGGCGGAACGGCCATCGTTGACAGCACGGGCATGTTCCACGGCCGCGACGTCCTGCTCCTCGAAGCGCTCTCGCGCAGCACCGGCGTGCACATCGTCGCCTCGACGGGCATGGGCCCGGAGGAGATGCTCGGGGGCTACTTCCTCACGCCGCAGACCAATCCGCCCACGCCGTGGCCGGCCGAGAAGTTCGCTGTCCTCTTCACCAAGGAGGTCACGGAGGGCATGGTGGTGCCGCGCGTCGAGCGGCGCGGCGCCGCTGGGCTGGTGGCCACCGCTGCCACCCGCGCGGGCATGACGCCCACGGACGAGAGCCTGTTCCGCGGCGCGGCCCGGACCGCCCTCGCCACGGGGGTCCCGCTCTCGATCCGCTACGGCAAGGATGCCGTCGCCGAGCTCGAGGTCGTCCTGGACGAGGAGCTCCCGGCCGCCCGCGTCGTCGTCGGCGGTCTCGACCGCAAGGATGCGGTCGCTGCGGGCGCGCCGCTGGAGGTCGCCCGTCGGGGCGCCTTCGTCGCGTTCGACCATGTGGGCCTGGACGACGACGCCGACCACCTCACCGACGCCGAGCGGGTTGCCGCGGTGCTCGAGCTCGTCAGGGAGGGGCACGCGGACCGGATCCTGCTCTCGTCCAACGCGATCGGCGTCGCGAAGGGCCAGCCGGATTCGGACGTGCCGTTCAGCTACCTCCTCTCAGCCTTCATGCCCCTCCTGGCGGCGCAGGGCCTGGCCGACGAGGACGCCCAGCGCATCCTCGTGGACAACCCGCGCAACCTCCTGGCCCTCTCGATCGCAAAGGCTGCGTGA
- a CDS encoding MFS transporter, with the protein MSQVSTTPGGGSARATFVAAYSAVTLAQITNALPGALNGTFANDFHTSGAGLTWIAGMFMMGIVVFELSWGLLGDLFGRKKLIYAGAVATAVGSVLAALAPTTGMMIFAQAIGGIGAGILFPISLSMIAAITPDHRARARAIATWAGFLSLGAVISPVLAGLTAQIFTVPSAAGAPGGATAVFHGWRVAYYVAAALAVVVLVVAVRATDSAAPQGRKLDLPGQSTLALGLIAVLFATVQAVDAGFGSPEVIASYVVGGILLVLFVVIESRTRQPLIHLSLFKNSAYSITGIVAVTGMFAFLAIAFSTSVAVGGLALADTWKVGVLFVFIQGPAFLLIPVVGWLIHHVAPRWALTAGFAFMALSGYWLSTFSLGVPEQFGGTPWTAFILPLLFLGIGFALTIGSITAVAINTVQPKDIGMASATTNLLRDLGFALGPVIGSAIAFSIGASVFAGPLAGILNGAGLPADAVAGLSQIPPLGFLSGWDGVIAQFSGQALAGGAPQQAVSGMVGALGAVQHQIQGVAGTSLGQGFQMVYLVAAVAATISALLTLFISGRSTAPSADAIAETTEANAEAAADAAAVTCRD; encoded by the coding sequence ATGAGTCAGGTCAGCACGACGCCGGGCGGAGGCTCGGCACGTGCCACGTTCGTGGCCGCCTACAGCGCAGTCACCCTCGCCCAGATCACCAACGCCCTGCCCGGCGCCCTCAACGGCACGTTCGCCAACGACTTCCATACGTCGGGTGCGGGCCTGACTTGGATCGCGGGCATGTTCATGATGGGCATCGTCGTCTTCGAGCTCAGCTGGGGGCTCCTCGGCGACCTGTTCGGACGGAAGAAGCTCATCTACGCGGGGGCCGTGGCCACCGCCGTCGGCTCTGTCCTCGCCGCGCTCGCGCCGACCACCGGGATGATGATCTTCGCCCAGGCGATCGGCGGCATCGGCGCCGGCATCCTCTTCCCCATCTCGCTGTCGATGATCGCCGCCATCACACCGGATCACCGGGCGCGAGCGCGGGCCATCGCCACGTGGGCGGGCTTCCTCTCGCTCGGCGCAGTCATCTCCCCCGTCCTCGCGGGCCTCACCGCGCAGATCTTCACGGTTCCCAGCGCGGCCGGAGCTCCGGGAGGCGCTACGGCCGTGTTTCACGGCTGGCGCGTCGCCTACTACGTCGCGGCCGCACTCGCCGTCGTCGTCCTCGTCGTTGCGGTCCGCGCCACTGACTCCGCCGCCCCCCAGGGACGGAAGCTCGACCTCCCGGGGCAGTCCACCCTCGCGCTCGGCCTCATCGCCGTCCTCTTCGCGACGGTCCAGGCTGTCGATGCGGGCTTCGGCTCGCCCGAGGTCATCGCGAGCTACGTCGTGGGCGGCATCCTGCTCGTCCTCTTCGTGGTCATCGAGTCGCGGACCCGCCAGCCGCTCATCCACCTCTCGCTGTTCAAGAACAGCGCCTACTCGATCACCGGAATCGTCGCTGTCACCGGCATGTTCGCGTTCCTCGCGATCGCCTTCAGCACCAGCGTCGCCGTCGGCGGGCTCGCGCTGGCAGACACCTGGAAGGTGGGCGTGCTGTTCGTCTTCATCCAGGGTCCCGCCTTCCTCCTGATCCCCGTGGTGGGGTGGCTCATCCACCACGTTGCGCCGCGCTGGGCGCTCACCGCCGGCTTCGCCTTCATGGCCTTGTCCGGCTACTGGCTCTCCACGTTCTCCCTCGGCGTCCCGGAGCAGTTCGGCGGCACCCCGTGGACGGCCTTCATCCTTCCCCTCCTGTTCCTCGGCATCGGCTTCGCACTCACGATCGGTTCCATCACCGCCGTCGCGATCAACACCGTCCAGCCGAAGGACATCGGCATGGCCTCGGCCACGACGAACCTCCTGCGCGACCTCGGGTTCGCCCTCGGTCCGGTGATCGGCTCCGCCATCGCGTTCAGCATCGGCGCGTCGGTCTTCGCGGGCCCCCTCGCCGGCATCCTCAACGGGGCCGGGCTGCCCGCGGACGCCGTCGCCGGGCTGTCCCAGATACCGCCGCTCGGATTCCTCTCGGGCTGGGATGGCGTCATCGCGCAGTTCTCAGGTCAAGCGCTTGCCGGGGGCGCGCCCCAGCAGGCAGTCAGCGGCATGGTCGGCGCCCTCGGCGCAGTCCAGCACCAGATCCAAGGTGTAGCCGGCACATCGCTGGGCCAGGGCTTCCAGATGGTGTACCTCGTGGCCGCCGTCGCGGCGACGATCTCCGCCCTCCTGACCCTCTTCATCTCCGGGCGCTCGACGGCACCCTCCGCTGATGCGATCGCAGAGACCACCGAGGCCAACGCCGAGGCTGCGGCCGATGCGGCCGCCGTGACCTGCAGGGACTGA